One segment of Sinorhizobium sp. BG8 DNA contains the following:
- a CDS encoding efflux RND transporter periplasmic adaptor subunit produces MFSPKATRMPISLPSIAVMTALGLMLSGCSEEKAETKEIVRPVKVVEVAGAGEARKLDYSGSVRARTEMNLGFRVAGKITERHVNIGDRVEPGDLLARIDATDYQLAVKSAEASLVAAEKQVDTTRLAKERAEQLFAKNVTSKSQLEEATLSHDQAVSTRDAAIASLDQAKNQVRYTDLKSDQNGIVTAVNADIGQVIGSGSPVVTVAVDGEKEAEIAVPEMDIAKFRPGQKVTARFWSDDGLILDGQVREVAGSADRLSRTFTVRVSLPKDQRVLLGMTATVETAGESERRVISVPLSALSEKDGRKIVWVVKRDTATVHAREIVVADFSGDGVNVTQGLQSGDIVVAAGTQFMSEDLKVKLPDTEALSAQAETQLVR; encoded by the coding sequence ATGTTTTCGCCGAAGGCTACACGCATGCCTATTTCGCTGCCGAGCATCGCTGTCATGACGGCTCTTGGCCTCATGCTTTCCGGATGCTCGGAGGAAAAGGCCGAGACGAAGGAGATCGTTCGACCCGTCAAGGTCGTTGAAGTTGCAGGCGCCGGCGAGGCGCGCAAGCTCGACTACTCCGGCTCGGTCAGGGCCCGCACGGAGATGAACCTCGGCTTCCGCGTGGCCGGCAAGATCACCGAGCGGCACGTCAACATCGGCGACCGGGTGGAGCCCGGTGATCTGCTGGCGCGCATCGATGCGACGGACTACCAGCTCGCCGTGAAGTCTGCAGAGGCGAGCCTCGTCGCCGCCGAGAAGCAGGTCGATACGACAAGGCTTGCCAAGGAGCGCGCCGAACAGCTCTTCGCCAAGAATGTCACCTCCAAGTCCCAGCTCGAGGAGGCGACGCTTTCCCATGACCAGGCGGTTTCGACGCGGGACGCCGCCATCGCCTCCCTCGACCAGGCGAAAAACCAGGTGCGCTACACGGATCTCAAATCCGACCAGAACGGCATCGTGACGGCTGTGAATGCCGACATCGGCCAGGTGATCGGTTCAGGATCGCCGGTGGTGACCGTCGCTGTCGACGGAGAGAAGGAAGCCGAAATCGCCGTTCCCGAAATGGACATCGCCAAGTTCAGGCCGGGCCAGAAAGTTACGGCCCGGTTCTGGTCCGACGACGGGCTTATTCTGGACGGACAGGTCCGCGAGGTCGCAGGCAGCGCCGACCGGCTGTCCCGTACGTTCACCGTGCGCGTCAGCCTTCCCAAGGACCAGCGGGTGCTGCTCGGCATGACCGCCACGGTCGAGACGGCCGGCGAAAGCGAACGGCGCGTCATTTCCGTTCCCCTCAGCGCGCTTTCCGAGAAGGATGGCCGGAAGATCGTGTGGGTCGTCAAGCGCGATACCGCGACGGTGCACGCGCGCGAGATCGTTGTCGCCGACTTCAGCGGCGACGGTGTCAACGTCACGCAAGGCCTGCAGTCCGGCGACATCGTGGTGGCCGCAGGCACGCAGTTCATGAGCGAGGATCTGAAGGTGAAGCTGCCGGACACCGAAGCGTTGTCCGCCCAGGCAGAAACCCAGCTCGTCCGCTGA
- a CDS encoding TetR family transcriptional regulator, which produces MAGAIDTVADATRQENITRILDAAERLFRHYGYAKTNVADIARDLGMSPANIYRFFASKTEIHQALCARMLDAAHSMALEICRSKDSATERLRRYSQAQYRLTVDTMMDQEKVHEMVVVALERDWHVIDKHIDRVNALLAEVIREGIAAGEFPEQDADVAARCFGAATVTLCHPQMVAQCLAKDNRATPDELIDFAIRALQK; this is translated from the coding sequence ATGGCAGGAGCAATCGATACCGTCGCGGATGCCACGCGGCAGGAGAACATTACCCGCATACTCGATGCCGCCGAACGTCTTTTCAGGCACTACGGCTATGCGAAGACGAACGTTGCCGACATCGCCCGCGATCTCGGCATGTCGCCCGCCAACATCTATCGCTTCTTCGCCTCGAAGACCGAGATCCACCAGGCGCTCTGCGCGCGAATGCTCGATGCCGCCCATTCCATGGCGCTGGAGATCTGCCGTTCGAAGGACAGTGCGACCGAGCGTCTGCGCCGTTACAGCCAGGCGCAGTATCGGCTGACCGTGGATACGATGATGGACCAGGAAAAGGTCCACGAGATGGTGGTCGTCGCGCTGGAGCGAGACTGGCACGTCATCGACAAGCACATCGACCGAGTGAATGCGCTGCTTGCCGAAGTCATCCGCGAAGGAATTGCAGCCGGAGAGTTTCCGGAACAGGACGCCGACGTCGCGGCACGTTGCTTCGGCGCGGCGACGGTGACGCTTTGCCATCCGCAGATGGTGGCCCAGTGTCTCGCGAAGGACAATCGCGCGACACCCGACGAACTGATCGATTTCGCGATCAGGGCACTGCAGAAGTAA